The following coding sequences lie in one Mus musculus strain C57BL/6J chromosome 11, GRCm38.p6 C57BL/6J genomic window:
- the Chad gene encoding chondroadherin precursor encodes MARALLFSLVFLAILLPALAACPQNCHCHGDLQHVICDKVGLQKIPKVSETTKLLNLQRNNFPVLAANSFRTMPNLVSLHLQHCNIREVAAGAFRGLKQLIYLYLSHNDIRVLRAGAFDDLTELTYLYLDHNKVSELPRGLLSPLVNLFILQLNNNKIRELRAGAFQGAKDLRWLYLSENALSSLQPGSLDDVENLAKFHLDKNQLSSYPSAALSKLRVVEELKLSHNPLKSIPDNAFQSFGRYLETLWLDNTNLEKFSDAAFSGVTTLKHVHLDNNRLNQLPSSFPFDNLETLTLTNNPWKCTCQLRGLRRWLEAKASRPDATCSSPAKFKGQRIRDTDALRSCKSPTKRSKKAGRH; translated from the exons ATGGCCCGCGCGCTCTTATTCAGTCTGGTCTttcttgccatcctcctgcctgcgCTAGCCGCCTGCCCCCAAAACTGCCACTGCCATGGAGATCTGCAGCATGTCATCTGCGACAAGGTGGGGCTGCAGAAGATCCCCAAGGTATCAGAGACAACCAAACTGCTCAATCTCCAGCGCAACAACTTCCCGGTGCTGGCTGCCAACTCGTTTCGGACCATGCCGAACCTGGTCTCCCTGCACCTGCAACACTGCAACATCCGCGAGGTGGCGGCTGGTGCCTTCCGAGGCCTGAAGCAGCTTATCTACCTGTACCTGTCCCACAACGACATCCGGGTATTGCGAGCTGGAGCCTTCGACGACCTGACTGAACTCACTTACCTCTATCTAGACCACAACAAAGTGTCGGAACTGCCCCGGGGGTTGCTCTCTCCTCTGGTCAACCTCTTCATCTTgcaactcaacaacaacaaaatccgaGAGCTGCGTGCTGGAGCTTTCCAGGGGGCCAAGGACCTGCGCTGGCTCTACCTGTCAGAAAATGCCCTCAGTTCCCTGCAGCCTGGTTCCCTGGATGATGTGGAGAACCTAGCCAAGTTCCACCTGGACAAGAACCAGCTGTCTAGCTACCCCTCAGCCGCCCTGAGCAAACTTCGGGTGGTGGAGGAGCTGAAGCTGTCTCACAACCCTCTGAAGAGCATCCCAGACAATGCCTTCCAGTCCTTCGGTAGATATCTGGAGACCCTCTGGCTGGATAACACCAACCTGGAGAAG TTCTCAGATGCTGCCTTCTCGGGTGTGACCACACTGAAACACGTCCATCTGGACAACAACCGCCTGAACCAactgccttcctccttcccctttgacAACCTGGAGACCCTCACTCTCACCAACAACCCATGGAAATGCACCTGCCAGCTCCGTGGCCTTCGGCG GTGGTTGGAAGCCAAGGCTTCTCGACCGGATGCTACCTGCTCCTCGCCAGCCAAGTTCAAGGGTCAGCGGATTCGTGACACAGATGCCCTTCGCAGCTGCAAATCCCCGACCAAGAGGTCCAAGAAAGCTGGCCGCCATTAA